A region of the Roseiflexus sp. RS-1 genome:
TGATAAGAATCGTTCGCCAATTCCGTGTCGAAATCCTGCTCTTCCTCATTTTGCTGGCATGCTACGCCTACTTCCCGCCGCGCTGGGCCGACTGGAACCAGAATTCGCGGCTGAACCTGACGCTGGCGATTGTCGATGACCGGTCATTCCAGATCGACCGGTTCGTTGCCAATACCGGCGACTACGCGAAGTATAACGGGCATTACTACAGCGACAAAGCGCCCGGCACGTCGTTTCTCGCAGTGCCGGTGTACGCCGCCGTTCGCCCGGTGTTGCAGACGGCGCCGGTTCAGCGTTTCATCGAACGTCTCGGTTCATCGGCGGCATTTGGGGAAACGCTGCGTCCCGGTGGCAGCGGGCTGGCGACAGAGAAGGTCTATTTCGCGCTGGTGTTGATGATTGTGTCGTTTGCGACGGTTGCGATCCCGGCTGCGCTGTTGGGTGTCGTGCTGTACCGTTTCCTTGAACTGTTCGACCTGGGGATGGGGTGGCGCGCAACGATTGCGTTGATCTACGGTCTGGCGACGCCAGCGTTCCCCTACTCAAATGCGTTTATGGGTCACCAGCAGGTCGCCGCTCTGCTCTTTGGGGCGTTCTGGCTGGTCTTCCTCATCGGGCGACAGCGCCTCTCACCGCGCTGGATGCTGGTGGTGGGCTTTCTGCTGGGATGGACGCTGATCACCGAATATCCGGCGGCGCTGATCGTTGCTGGCATTGGATTATATGCGCTCATCGTTCTCCCTGATAGACGCTGGATTGTGGGCGCGGCGCTGGCGGGCATTCCGCCGCTTGCGCTCATGATGGCGTATAACTTTGCGATCTTTGGCACCGTGCTACCCGTTGGCTACAAATACTCGGAGTTGTGGCAGGCGGAGCATCAATCCGGTTTTATGAGCCTGGCAGGACCGAACCGCGAAGCGCTGTGGGGCATTACTTTCGGCGTCCATCGTGGTCTGTTTCTGCTGGCGCCGGTGTTGCTGACCGGGCTGGCAGGATTTGTCGCCTGGTGGCGCGCCGGAATCTACCGCCGTGAACTGGCGGTCTGTATCTGGGCGGTTGCGAGTTTCCTGCTGTTCAACGGGTCATCGGTAATGTGGAGCGGCGGTTTTGGCGTCGGACCGCGCTACCTCGTGCCGATGCTGCCGTTTCTGGCGTTCGGTATGGGCGCGTTCCTTGCAATGTGGGGCGCGCGCTGGCAGGCGCGGGTGACGCTGGTCATCACAGGTGGCTGGTCGTTGCTGAATGTATGGGCGCAAACGATCGGCGGGCAGAGTTTTCCGCAGTATCAACCGAACCCATTGCTGGATTATTCGCTGCCGGAACTCGCCGCTGGCAATGTGGCGCGCAACCTGGGCATGGCGCTGAATCTCAGCGGCTGGTCGAGCCTGCTGCCGCTGGCGCTGTTTCTGGCGGTGAGCATCACCGTGCTCTTTTTCGTGATCCGTGGCTCTGGCATGACGGAACGCGCCGATCAGCCGGTTGTGAGAGCGCGGGGGGTTGCGGGTTGAAGGCTGTGCCTGACAGGCGAGTACAGCTGCAGGGAAAACCCCGGCAGTTGTGAGAAGTCCCGTCCCAGGGATGACAGTGGGGCGGGGCAGTGCAGATCTGACAGCATATGAGGAGCACCAACGCAATGATCCGTCCAGAGGCGCATCGTATGCCACATCTTCAAACGACGACGGCGACCGGATCGATGTACCGGATCGTTGTGATCATGCTGTTCGCAGCGGCGGCATTGCTGGCGACGATTAACCTGCCCTACGCGCCGCGCACCTGGTTCGATGAGGGATCGCATCTCCACGTACCTGAGACGCTGGTCCGATACGGGAAGTATGCCGACATCAGCGCCACTCCTGATGGCGGCGTCGAGTTCCGCTACCACGGTCCCACGATCGGCATCGGTCCGACGATTATGCTGCCGGTTGCGGCGGTCTATCAGGCGTTCGGCATCGGTCTGACGCAGGCGCGACTGGTGATCGTGATCTATTTTGCTATTGCAGTTGTTGCCGGGTATGCGCTTGCGCAGCGTCTCTATGGCGGGTGGCCCGCGCTCATCGCCCTGGCATTGCTGCTGGCGTCGCGCACGGTCAACTATGAGGGGTTGATCGAGTATGGGCGGCAGGTGCTCGGCGAGGCGCCGGGGGTCGCATTCGTTTTTCTGGGAATGCTGGCATGGCTGACTGCGTTGAAGACGGCGACAGAGCTGTCGGCGCAGCGGACGCATCTCATCTGGAGCGTGCTGGCAGGATTGGGGTTCGGGATGGCGCTGGTCACGAAGAATCAGTTCGTGCTGATTGTACCCCTGGCGCTCCTGTTGACCGCGCTGCTCGACTGGCGCTACTACCGGGCTGGCAGTTGGGTGCTGCGTCTGGTTCCTCTTGTCGTGTCGGTCGCGTGCTTTGGCGTCTGGACGTTGACGCAGTTTGCGCTGCTCGGTCCCGGAACTTTCTTCGAGAACATTCAGCAGACACGTCAGGCAGCTGGAGGCGCGATTTTCGTCTTTAATATCCGATCAACGCTGCGCGCCGGATATTACCTGTTGCGCCCGGATCTGTACGGCGGGTTGATCGTTCCGGCGATGGCGTACACCATCTGGCGCGCGCGCAGCCGCACGTCGCAGGGGTTGAGCGAAGCGCTGCTGGCACTGTTGATCGGTCTGTGGCTGGCATGGTTCGTCGGCGCTTCGCTGGGCTGGCCCCGCTATGCATTCCCGGCAGTCGCCCTGAGCGCGCTGACCGTCGCCCGTCTGGCATTCGACACGGTAGCCTGGTTGCGCCGTCTGCTGCCGGTTGCCGCGACAGTTGCGGTTGTCTACCTGATTGCGATCATTGCGTTGCCGCTCGCTCTGACGGCGCGCGTTGTGTTCACTCCCGACGACAGTGCACAGCGGTTTGCGGCGTATCTGAATGCCACCGTGCCGGAAACGGCAATCATCGCAACATGGGAGCCAGAACTCGGCGTATTGACCGACCACAACTATCGCTACCCGCCGCAACCGACGCTCGATCAGGCAGTGCGTTCCACCTGGCTGGGGGGTGCGCCGGTTCAGTACAACTGGTATGCGGAGCGCCCGACGTATGTCGTGGTTGGCGGTTTCGGCAGTTATACTGGCGTGTACAATACGCCGGAACTGGAACGCCACTATATTCAGGTGGCGCAGATCGGAACCTATGCGCTCTTTATGCACCGTTAACACGTTTCACTCATCAACATCCGTGCTGAACCGTCGTATCCGTGTCGATCCGTGTTCTCTCTCGGTTCTCCGGCTCGCATCTGGATGGATGCTGCTGGTTCTGTTGCTGACCTCATGTGCGCCATCAGTCA
Encoded here:
- a CDS encoding ArnT family glycosyltransferase; the protein is MPHLQTTTATGSMYRIVVIMLFAAAALLATINLPYAPRTWFDEGSHLHVPETLVRYGKYADISATPDGGVEFRYHGPTIGIGPTIMLPVAAVYQAFGIGLTQARLVIVIYFAIAVVAGYALAQRLYGGWPALIALALLLASRTVNYEGLIEYGRQVLGEAPGVAFVFLGMLAWLTALKTATELSAQRTHLIWSVLAGLGFGMALVTKNQFVLIVPLALLLTALLDWRYYRAGSWVLRLVPLVVSVACFGVWTLTQFALLGPGTFFENIQQTRQAAGGAIFVFNIRSTLRAGYYLLRPDLYGGLIVPAMAYTIWRARSRTSQGLSEALLALLIGLWLAWFVGASLGWPRYAFPAVALSALTVARLAFDTVAWLRRLLPVAATVAVVYLIAIIALPLALTARVVFTPDDSAQRFAAYLNATVPETAIIATWEPELGVLTDHNYRYPPQPTLDQAVRSTWLGGAPVQYNWYAERPTYVVVGGFGSYTGVYNTPELERHYIQVAQIGTYALFMHR